A genomic stretch from Primulina huaijiensis isolate GDHJ02 chromosome 14, ASM1229523v2, whole genome shotgun sequence includes:
- the LOC140956545 gene encoding uncharacterized protein, with product MDSKWYSGKQDWHNRRQQKNDEAHDASILEDLADDFRLPINHRVTENVDLNNVEQASLDVQLTSTNVGFRLLQKMGWKGKGLGKDEQGITEPIKSGIRDSRLGLGKQEQDDYYTSEENIQRRKLDIEVEETEELAKKREVIAEREQKIQSEVKEIRKVFFCELCNKQYKLAMEFEAHLSSYDHNHRKRFKQMKEMHGSSSRDDRQKREQQRQEREMGKFMQMADVHKQQQQQQNQEATGIVPTPPERNATTVVDQDQRKVLKFGFSAKGVTSKTSVGNAARKPKVAVASMFRIESDEEME from the exons ATGGATAGTAAATGGTATAGTGGTAAACAAGATTGGCACAATAGAAGGCAACAGAAAAACGATGAG GCACATGACGCTTCTATCCTCGAGGATCTTGCAGATGATTTCCGCCTACCAATTAATCACAGAGTtacagaaaatgtagatctgaATAATGTGGAGCAAGCATCTTTAGATGTTCAGCTCACATCTACTAATGTTGGATTCAGACTTCTTCAGAAGATGGGATGGAAAGGAAAGGGGCTTGGAAAGGATGAACAAG GGATCACCGAGCCAATTAAATCTGGAATAAGAGATTCGAGGTTAGGCCTTGGCAAACAAGAACAAGATGATTATTATACATCAGAAGAAAATATCCAGCGCAGAAAGCTGGATATTGAGGTTGAAGAGACTGAGGAACTTGCAAAAAAGAGAGAG GTTATAGCAGAACGGGAGCAGAAAATTCAAAGTGAGGTGAAAGAAATACGGAAAGTGTTCTTTTGTGAGCTCTGCAACAAGCAGTATAAACTGGCAATGGAGTTCGAAGCTCACCTTAGCTCCTATGACCACAACCACAGAAAG AGGTTCAAGCAAATGAAAGAAATGCATGGAAGCAGCAGCCGTGACGATAGGCAGAAAAGGGAACAACAACGTCAAGAAAGGGAAATGGGAAAGTTTATGCAGAT GGCTGATGTCCAtaagcagcagcagcagcagcagaatCAGGAGGCAACTGGAATCGTTCCAACTCCTCCGGAAAGGAATGCTACAACAGTTGTTGATCAAGATCAGCGGAAAGTTTTAAAGTTTGGTTTTTCTGCAAAAGGTGTTACCTCCAAG ACCTCTGTTGGTAATGCTGCTAGGAAGCCTAAGGTTGCTGTTGCCTCCATGTTTAGAATCGAAAGTGATGAAGAAATGGAATGA
- the LOC140957185 gene encoding aspartic proteinase-like isoform X2, with product MKLHHLFSLLCLWAFICSSLLPSSDGLKRISLKKRPLDFSSMVAARQARFKGKHGISLNDRYVLGRSDEDIVYLKNYLDAQYYGVISIGSPPQNFSVVFDTGSSNLWVPSAKCYFSIACYLHPRYKSSKSSSYTENGKSCSISYGSGSISGYFSQDNVGVGDISVKDQVFIEATRVASITFIVAKFDGILGLGFQEISVGDAVPVWYNMIDQDLVDDKVFSFWFNRDPEAEVGGEIVFGGIDPNHYKGYHTFVSVTEKGYWQFEMGDFLIGDQSTGFCKGGCAAIADSGTSLLTGPTTIVTQINHAIGAKGVLSEECKKVVSGYGELIWDILVSQLQPDKVCTQLKLCPPDDVQSVSSNIEMVIEKENKNRVSDDEYPLCNACEMAVVWIKNKLNNQEVKEKVLNYVNELCENIPTPGGVSTIDCNTMSNMTNVTFTIGGNPYVLTPEQYILKIGKGVVAICVSGFAALDVPPPRGPLWVLGDIFMGAYHTVFDYGNLKVGFAEAA from the exons ATGAAGCTGCACCATTTGTTTTCACTACTTTGCCTGTGGGCTTTCATTTGCTCCTCCCTACTTCCTTCTTCTGATGGTCTGAAGAGAATTAGCCTGAAGAAGAGGCCTTTGGATTTTTCCAGCATGGTCGCTGCCAGACAGGCTAGATTCAAGGGCAAACATGGGATTAGTTTAAATGATAGATATGTTTTAGGTCGTTCAGATGAAGATATAGTATATTTGAAGAATTACTTGGATGCTCAATACTATGGAGTGATCAGTATTGGCTCACCGCCACAAAATTTTAGTGTCGTGTTTGATACTGGCAGTTCCAATCTTTGGGTTCCCTCTGCAAAATGTTACTTCTCA ATCGCATGCTATCTCCACCCTAGATACAAGTCCAGCAAATCCAGCTCATACACAGAGAATG GGAAGTCTTGTTCGATATCGTACGGCTCTGGTTCAATCTCTGGGTATTTTAGCCAAGATAATGTTGGAGTCGGTGATATCAGCGTCAAAGATCAA gtttttatagaagcgACACGAGTAGCAAGCATTACTTTTATCGTGGCTAAATTTGATGGAATACTCGGGCTTGGTTTCCAAGAGATTTCTGTTGGCGATGCCGTGCCAGTttg GTACAACATGATAGATCAGGATCTTGTTGATGACAAGGTATTTTCATTCTGGTTTAATCGTGACCCTGAAGCAGAAGTTGGAGGCGAGATAGTCTTTGGAGGTATTGATCCGAACCATTACAAGGGGTATCATACTTTTGTTTCTGTAACAGAGAAGGGGTACTGGCAG TTTGAAATGGGAGATTTTCTTATCGGGGACCAGTCTACTG GTTTTTGTAAGGGTGGTTGTGCTGCTATCGCTGATTCTGGGACGTCGTTGCTTACTGGTCCAACT ACTATTGTAACTCAAATTAACCACGCCATTGGTGCGAAAGGAGTTCTGAGCGAGGAATGCAAAAAAGTTGTCTCTGGTTATGGAGAGTTGATATGGGACATTCTAGTGTCACAG CTTCAACCAGACAAAGTTTGTACACAACTAAAATTATGCCCTCCTGATGACGTTCAGTCTGTGAG CTCGAATATTGAGATGGTGATCGAGAAGGAAAACAAGAACAGGGTGTCGGATGATGAGTATCCCTTGTGCAATGCTTGTGAGATGGCTGTTGTTTGGATTAAAAACAAGCTTAATAATCAAGAAGTAAAGGAGAAAGTGCTGAATTATGTGAACGAG CTTTGTGAGAACATACCAACTCCGGGAGGAGTGTCGACAATCGACTGTAATACTATGTCAAACATGACGAATGTCACATTCACCATCGGTGGAAATCCTTACGTTCTCACCCCAGAGCAG tatattttaaaaatagggAAAGGAGTTGTCGCTATTTGCGTCAGTGGATTCGCGGCTTTGGATGTGCCACCTCCAAGAGGACCCCTGTG GGTTCTTGGAGACATATTTATGGGTGCGTACCATACTGTATTCGATTACGGCAATCTGAAAGTGGGATTTGCTGAAGCTGCCTGA
- the LOC140957185 gene encoding aspartic proteinase-like isoform X1 encodes MCCSRQLLTMKLHHLFSLLCLWAFICSSLLPSSDGLKRISLKKRPLDFSSMVAARQARFKGKHGISLNDRYVLGRSDEDIVYLKNYLDAQYYGVISIGSPPQNFSVVFDTGSSNLWVPSAKCYFSIACYLHPRYKSSKSSSYTENGKSCSISYGSGSISGYFSQDNVGVGDISVKDQVFIEATRVASITFIVAKFDGILGLGFQEISVGDAVPVWYNMIDQDLVDDKVFSFWFNRDPEAEVGGEIVFGGIDPNHYKGYHTFVSVTEKGYWQFEMGDFLIGDQSTGFCKGGCAAIADSGTSLLTGPTTIVTQINHAIGAKGVLSEECKKVVSGYGELIWDILVSQLQPDKVCTQLKLCPPDDVQSVSSNIEMVIEKENKNRVSDDEYPLCNACEMAVVWIKNKLNNQEVKEKVLNYVNELCENIPTPGGVSTIDCNTMSNMTNVTFTIGGNPYVLTPEQYILKIGKGVVAICVSGFAALDVPPPRGPLWVLGDIFMGAYHTVFDYGNLKVGFAEAA; translated from the exons ATGTGTTGTTCACG ACAACTTTTGACAATGAAGCTGCACCATTTGTTTTCACTACTTTGCCTGTGGGCTTTCATTTGCTCCTCCCTACTTCCTTCTTCTGATGGTCTGAAGAGAATTAGCCTGAAGAAGAGGCCTTTGGATTTTTCCAGCATGGTCGCTGCCAGACAGGCTAGATTCAAGGGCAAACATGGGATTAGTTTAAATGATAGATATGTTTTAGGTCGTTCAGATGAAGATATAGTATATTTGAAGAATTACTTGGATGCTCAATACTATGGAGTGATCAGTATTGGCTCACCGCCACAAAATTTTAGTGTCGTGTTTGATACTGGCAGTTCCAATCTTTGGGTTCCCTCTGCAAAATGTTACTTCTCA ATCGCATGCTATCTCCACCCTAGATACAAGTCCAGCAAATCCAGCTCATACACAGAGAATG GGAAGTCTTGTTCGATATCGTACGGCTCTGGTTCAATCTCTGGGTATTTTAGCCAAGATAATGTTGGAGTCGGTGATATCAGCGTCAAAGATCAA gtttttatagaagcgACACGAGTAGCAAGCATTACTTTTATCGTGGCTAAATTTGATGGAATACTCGGGCTTGGTTTCCAAGAGATTTCTGTTGGCGATGCCGTGCCAGTttg GTACAACATGATAGATCAGGATCTTGTTGATGACAAGGTATTTTCATTCTGGTTTAATCGTGACCCTGAAGCAGAAGTTGGAGGCGAGATAGTCTTTGGAGGTATTGATCCGAACCATTACAAGGGGTATCATACTTTTGTTTCTGTAACAGAGAAGGGGTACTGGCAG TTTGAAATGGGAGATTTTCTTATCGGGGACCAGTCTACTG GTTTTTGTAAGGGTGGTTGTGCTGCTATCGCTGATTCTGGGACGTCGTTGCTTACTGGTCCAACT ACTATTGTAACTCAAATTAACCACGCCATTGGTGCGAAAGGAGTTCTGAGCGAGGAATGCAAAAAAGTTGTCTCTGGTTATGGAGAGTTGATATGGGACATTCTAGTGTCACAG CTTCAACCAGACAAAGTTTGTACACAACTAAAATTATGCCCTCCTGATGACGTTCAGTCTGTGAG CTCGAATATTGAGATGGTGATCGAGAAGGAAAACAAGAACAGGGTGTCGGATGATGAGTATCCCTTGTGCAATGCTTGTGAGATGGCTGTTGTTTGGATTAAAAACAAGCTTAATAATCAAGAAGTAAAGGAGAAAGTGCTGAATTATGTGAACGAG CTTTGTGAGAACATACCAACTCCGGGAGGAGTGTCGACAATCGACTGTAATACTATGTCAAACATGACGAATGTCACATTCACCATCGGTGGAAATCCTTACGTTCTCACCCCAGAGCAG tatattttaaaaatagggAAAGGAGTTGTCGCTATTTGCGTCAGTGGATTCGCGGCTTTGGATGTGCCACCTCCAAGAGGACCCCTGTG GGTTCTTGGAGACATATTTATGGGTGCGTACCATACTGTATTCGATTACGGCAATCTGAAAGTGGGATTTGCTGAAGCTGCCTGA